The following are encoded in a window of Strigops habroptila isolate Jane chromosome 9, bStrHab1.2.pri, whole genome shotgun sequence genomic DNA:
- the ZC4H2 gene encoding zinc finger C4H2 domain-containing protein produces MFFLFFPLAFCTFHGRFKSGVKSMADEQEIMCKLESIKEIRNKTLQMEKIKARLKAEFEALESEERHLKEYKQEMDLLLQEKMAHVEELRLIHADINVMENTIKQSENDLNKLLESTRRLHEEYKPLKEHVDALRMTLGLQRLPDLCEEEEKLSLDYFEKQKAEWQTEPQEPPIPESLAAAAAAAQQLQVARKQDTRQTATFRQQPPPMKACLSCHQQIHRNAPICPLCKAKSRSRNPKKPKRKQDE; encoded by the exons atgttttttctttttttccccctggcaTTTTGTACATTCCACGGGAGGTTTAAATCGGGAGTGAAGAGCATGGCAGATGAGCAAGAAATTATGTGTAAACTCGAGAGCATCAAGGAGATCAG GAATAAGACTttgcagatggaaaaaataaaggcacgactgaaagcagaatttgaagCCCTGGAGTCTGAGGAGAGGCACCTGAAAGAATACAAGCAGGAAAtggacctgctgctgcaagAGAAGATGGCCCACGTGGAGGAGCTGCGGCTGATCCATGCTGATATTAATGTG ATGGAGAATACTATCAAGCAGTCTGAGAACGACCTCAACAAGCTCCTGGAATCTACTCGTCGCCTGCATGAGGAGTACAAACCCCTGAAGGAGCACGTAGATGCTTTGCGGATGACTCTGGGATTGCAGAGGCTGCCAGATCTatgtgaggaggaagagaaactgTCCCTTGA ctactttgaaaagcagaaggcGGAATGGCAGACAGAACCACAGGAGCCTCCCATCCCAGAgtctctggctgcagctgcagcagctgcccagcagcTGCAAGTGGCCAGGAAACAAGATACCAGACAGACAGCAACTTTCAGACAACAGCCACCTCCAATGAAG GCGTGTTTATCGTGTCACCAACAAATTCATCGGAACGCACCCATCTGCCCACTCTGCAAAGCAAAGAGCCGATCTCGGAATCCCAAAAAGCCCAAGAGGAAACAGGATGAATGA